A portion of the Halalkalicoccus subterraneus genome contains these proteins:
- a CDS encoding AAA family ATPase, with protein AIASKRTESKTSGDAEVQRTMMQLLSEMDGFEDRGEVRIIAATNRFDMLDRAILRPGRFDRLIEVPKPDAEGRELIFQIHTREMNVAEDVDFGALANEINDASGADIKAICTEAGMFAIRDDRTEVRMEDFEEAWAKIQAEDEDDEVSKTFA; from the coding sequence CGCCATCGCCTCCAAGCGCACGGAATCGAAGACGTCGGGCGACGCGGAGGTCCAGCGCACGATGATGCAGCTGCTCAGCGAAATGGACGGCTTCGAGGATCGCGGCGAGGTGCGGATCATCGCCGCCACGAACCGCTTCGACATGCTCGATCGCGCCATCCTCCGGCCCGGCCGGTTCGACCGGCTCATCGAGGTCCCCAAGCCCGACGCGGAGGGACGAGAGCTCATCTTCCAGATCCACACCCGGGAGATGAACGTCGCCGAGGACGTCGATTTCGGGGCGCTCGCAAACGAGATCAACGACGCGAGCGGCGCCGACATCAAGGCGATCTGTACCGAGGCGGGGATGTTCGCCATCCGCGACGACCGTACCGAGGTCCGAATGGAGGACTTCGAGGAGGCGTGGGCGAAGATCCAGGCCGAGGACGAGGACGACGAGGTCT